From Streptomyces sp. NBC_01460, a single genomic window includes:
- a CDS encoding alpha/beta fold hydrolase: MATTVSFAVDSPAGPRQVEVAYERTGRGAPLVLLHGIGHHHQAWDPVLRILAAERDVIAVDLPGFGASPALPDGLTYGIGTMAPVLGSLFDTLGVERPHVAGNSLGGLLALELGREKRVRSVTTLSPAGFWTPSERRYAFGVLRAMRGAALSMPMPLIEQLAKSSPGRTALTSTIYARPGRRSPDAVVSETVALREATGFRQTLEAGLTVAFTDDVPDIPVTVAWGVKDRLLLRRQGVRAKQVIPGARLVRLPGCGHVPMNDDPAAVARVILDTSR, translated from the coding sequence ATGGCCACCACGGTCTCGTTCGCAGTCGACTCCCCCGCGGGCCCCCGTCAGGTCGAAGTGGCCTACGAACGGACAGGCCGCGGTGCACCGTTGGTGCTGCTGCACGGCATCGGCCATCACCATCAGGCCTGGGACCCGGTGCTGCGCATCCTGGCGGCGGAGCGAGATGTCATAGCCGTCGACCTGCCCGGTTTCGGGGCTTCGCCCGCGCTGCCGGACGGGCTCACGTACGGCATCGGAACCATGGCCCCGGTCCTCGGCTCGCTCTTCGACACACTCGGTGTGGAGCGCCCGCATGTGGCCGGGAACTCCTTGGGAGGCCTGCTGGCCCTGGAGCTGGGCCGCGAGAAGCGGGTGCGTTCGGTGACAACTCTGTCCCCCGCGGGCTTCTGGACGCCGAGCGAGCGCCGGTACGCGTTCGGAGTGCTGCGGGCGATGCGCGGGGCCGCACTCTCGATGCCGATGCCGCTGATCGAACAGCTCGCGAAGAGCTCACCCGGCCGCACCGCGTTGACCAGCACCATCTACGCCCGCCCCGGCCGCCGTTCGCCCGATGCGGTGGTGTCCGAGACCGTCGCCCTGCGCGAGGCCACCGGCTTCCGTCAGACTCTCGAAGCGGGTTTGACCGTCGCGTTCACCGACGACGTGCCGGACATCCCCGTCACTGTCGCGTGGGGCGTCAAGGACCGCCTTCTCCTGCGCCGGCAGGGCGTCAGGGCCAAGCAGGTGATCCCGGGTGCCCGGCTCGTCCGCCTTCCGGGCTGCGGCCACGTCCCGATGAACGACGACCCGGCCGCCGTGGCGCGGGTCATCCTCGACACGAGCCGCTGA
- the pdxR gene encoding MocR-like pyridoxine biosynthesis transcription factor PdxR — MTSSGTNHAPGPASMEGESSASAAWELLLPAASAPARGRGRALQSALREAVRSGRLAAGTRLPASRELAADLGVSRGLVTEAYEQLTAESYLRSGRGAGTWVSGTVRPAARTVRDLSPRAPGARVDFRPGTPDLALFPRSAWAAAHRTVLDRLPHSALGYPDPRGLPELRVALASLLARRRGVVADPERVVVCSGVAQATTLLGFVLRGRGATTVGTEDPGSPEHASLFASTGLTTIGLPLDDEGLAVGPLVRSGVRAVVTTPAHQFPTGIAYSADRRAALLDWARATSGVIMEDDYDGDFRYDRAPVGALQGLDPEHVVYTGSVSKSLAPGLRLGWLIAPASMTDEIVARKRTMDLGNPSVDQAVLADFVAGGAYDRQLRRCQRAYRERRDAMTEALATHFPGTEVSGISAGLHIIARLPERFGPQDELLRRAAAADIALRPLSDCAATGADRADSGDGTDDGSVRLVLGYAHLAPTAVEAGVRLLAEAVRRGRAGRA, encoded by the coding sequence ATGACGTCTTCCGGGACCAATCACGCGCCAGGACCTGCCTCCATGGAAGGCGAGTCGAGTGCTTCCGCCGCCTGGGAACTGCTGCTTCCCGCCGCCTCCGCCCCGGCCCGCGGGCGGGGCCGCGCCCTGCAGTCGGCTCTGCGCGAAGCCGTGCGCTCGGGCCGTCTGGCGGCCGGTACACGGCTGCCGGCCAGTCGTGAGCTCGCCGCCGATCTCGGGGTCTCCCGCGGCCTGGTGACCGAGGCGTACGAGCAGTTGACGGCGGAGAGTTATCTCCGTTCCGGCCGGGGCGCGGGCACCTGGGTGAGCGGAACGGTACGGCCCGCCGCCCGGACGGTGCGGGATCTGTCACCCCGCGCGCCCGGCGCACGCGTGGACTTCCGCCCGGGCACCCCTGATCTCGCGCTCTTCCCACGGAGTGCCTGGGCGGCGGCTCATCGCACCGTCCTGGACCGGCTGCCGCACAGTGCCCTCGGCTACCCGGATCCGCGCGGCCTGCCCGAGCTTCGTGTGGCGCTGGCCTCCCTGCTTGCCCGCCGACGTGGTGTGGTGGCCGATCCGGAGCGGGTGGTGGTGTGCTCGGGCGTGGCCCAGGCGACGACCCTGCTCGGCTTCGTCCTGCGCGGACGAGGTGCGACGACGGTGGGGACCGAGGACCCCGGGAGCCCCGAGCACGCCTCGCTGTTCGCCTCCACCGGCCTGACGACGATCGGCCTGCCGCTCGACGACGAGGGCCTGGCGGTCGGGCCGCTGGTGCGCTCCGGCGTGCGCGCCGTGGTCACGACCCCTGCCCATCAGTTCCCCACCGGCATCGCGTACTCCGCGGATCGGCGCGCGGCCCTGCTCGACTGGGCGCGCGCCACCTCAGGAGTGATCATGGAGGACGACTACGACGGCGATTTCCGGTACGACCGGGCGCCGGTCGGGGCTCTGCAGGGGCTGGACCCGGAGCACGTCGTGTACACCGGCTCGGTCAGCAAGTCCCTGGCCCCCGGCCTCCGGCTCGGCTGGCTGATCGCCCCGGCGTCGATGACCGACGAGATCGTCGCCCGCAAACGCACCATGGACCTCGGCAATCCGTCGGTCGACCAGGCGGTCCTGGCGGACTTCGTCGCCGGCGGCGCCTACGACCGGCAGCTCCGCCGCTGCCAGCGCGCCTACAGGGAGCGCCGGGACGCCATGACAGAAGCCCTGGCCACGCACTTCCCGGGGACGGAGGTCAGCGGGATCTCCGCGGGCCTGCACATCATCGCCCGACTGCCGGAACGGTTCGGCCCGCAGGACGAGTTGCTGCGGCGTGCGGCCGCCGCCGACATCGCACTGCGTCCGCTGAGCGACTGCGCGGCGACCGGTGCGGACAGGGCGGACAGTGGGGACGGTACGGACGACGGCTCGGTCCGCCTGGTGCTCGGATACGCGCATCTGGCTCCCACCGCGGTCGAAGCCGGCGTCCGCCTGCTGGCCGAGGCGGTCCGGAGGGGCCGGGCGGGCCGGGCGTAG
- a CDS encoding alkaline phosphatase D family protein, which produces MSNRPLVPAPGRRSVLRGSLIASAAVAAPAVFATAPALALSGRPSASWGVQAGDVTASSALVWVRSDRPARMVVETSATESFRRARTWHGPLIGPGTDFTGTTPLHGLPAGRQVHYRVTLADPHDPRRTGKPVYGTFRTAPADRRDGVRFLWSGDIAGQGWGINPDIGGYRVYDEMRRLDPDFFLCSGDNIYADGVLEPSVTLPDGRIWRNITTPEKSKVAETLDEYRGNFRYNLLDDNLRAFNAQVPGIVQWDDHEVRNNWYPGQILDDARYTEKNVDLLAARSMRAFREYFPVPTLRASPGERRMHRVVRHGPLLDVFVLDMRSFRNANSPGRQPDDTTGILGAEQLGWLKSELSRSRAVWKVIAADMPLGLVVPDGATDFEAVAQGDPGAPLGRELQIAELLRHIKHRRITGTVWLTADVHYTSAQHYSPERAAFKDFAPFWEFVSGPLAAGGFPANALDATFGPERVFVRAPGRANVSPMESPQFFGEVDIDGGSGELTVRLRAQGGAVLFSKVLQPGRIEQ; this is translated from the coding sequence ATGTCGAACCGTCCCCTCGTCCCGGCCCCGGGCCGCCGCTCCGTCCTGCGCGGCTCGCTCATCGCCTCGGCCGCGGTCGCCGCCCCCGCGGTGTTCGCCACGGCACCCGCGCTGGCGCTGTCCGGCCGCCCGAGCGCGTCGTGGGGGGTCCAGGCAGGTGACGTGACGGCGTCGTCCGCGCTGGTGTGGGTGCGCTCGGACCGCCCGGCCCGGATGGTGGTCGAGACGTCCGCGACCGAGTCCTTCCGCCGCGCCCGGACCTGGCACGGCCCGCTGATCGGGCCCGGCACCGACTTCACCGGGACGACCCCGCTGCACGGGCTGCCGGCCGGCCGGCAGGTCCACTACCGCGTCACGCTCGCCGACCCGCACGATCCCCGGCGCACGGGAAAGCCGGTGTACGGCACCTTCCGCACCGCCCCCGCCGACCGCCGGGACGGGGTGCGGTTCCTCTGGTCGGGCGACATCGCCGGACAGGGCTGGGGCATCAACCCCGACATCGGCGGCTACCGGGTCTACGACGAGATGCGCCGCCTGGATCCGGACTTCTTCCTGTGCAGTGGCGACAACATCTACGCGGACGGGGTTCTCGAGCCCAGCGTGACGCTGCCCGACGGCAGGATCTGGCGCAACATCACGACCCCGGAGAAGTCGAAGGTCGCCGAGACCCTGGACGAGTACCGAGGGAACTTCCGCTACAACCTGCTCGACGACAATCTGCGGGCGTTCAACGCGCAGGTGCCCGGGATCGTCCAGTGGGACGACCACGAGGTGCGCAACAACTGGTATCCCGGGCAGATCCTCGACGACGCGCGCTACACCGAGAAGAACGTGGACCTCCTCGCCGCCCGCTCGATGCGGGCGTTCCGCGAGTACTTCCCCGTACCCACCCTGCGGGCGTCGCCGGGCGAACGGCGGATGCACCGCGTCGTGCGGCACGGCCCGCTGCTCGACGTGTTCGTGCTGGACATGCGGTCGTTCCGCAACGCCAACTCGCCCGGCCGGCAGCCCGACGACACCACGGGCATCCTCGGCGCGGAGCAGCTGGGCTGGCTCAAGAGCGAGCTGTCGCGGTCGCGTGCGGTGTGGAAGGTGATCGCCGCCGACATGCCGCTGGGGCTGGTGGTCCCGGACGGGGCCACGGACTTCGAGGCGGTCGCGCAGGGCGACCCGGGCGCACCGCTGGGCCGGGAGCTGCAGATCGCCGAGCTGCTGCGTCACATCAAGCACCGGCGTATCACCGGTACCGTCTGGCTGACGGCCGACGTGCACTACACCTCCGCACAGCACTACTCGCCCGAGCGGGCTGCCTTCAAGGACTTCGCGCCGTTCTGGGAGTTCGTCTCGGGGCCGCTGGCGGCCGGTGGTTTCCCCGCCAACGCGCTGGACGCGACGTTCGGCCCCGAGCGGGTCTTCGTCCGGGCACCGGGCAGGGCGAACGTCTCCCCCATGGAGTCCCCGCAGTTCTTCGGAGAGGTCGACATCGACGGCGGGAGCGGGGAGCTGACCGTGCGACTCCGGGCGCAGGGCGGGGCGGTCCTGTTCAGCAAGGTGCTGCAGCCGGGACGCATCGAGCAGTGA